The Phragmites australis chromosome 1, lpPhrAust1.1, whole genome shotgun sequence genomic interval gtgttgcttcacacttttgAGGTGTGAAGTCAGTGtctcactacaaagcctttgcATAGCACCCGCCGATCCATAGGCactcactgaggtttcaccgctaacagacaatttcatcgctgcagaagccccctcttgtgccacgcaaccgtccattggtgcccacagaaccaaagaggtggctaattagttggccaggtcATAACCATATAAGCCTCGTTGTTGTGCGGttaaacttggttacatgttcaagaaccggtccttaggatcccacacaggaacaatcaCAAACCTGTTGTGCaacaccacctcaaaccaaccatccagttAGGATCCATATaatatgttgctacaaaattatcatacccgattcttgttgcataaacattagttaagattaacatttaccctaCTATGACAACACtatcatatctacccttcattaaccatgactcatcaacggtgataaggaataatcatacaaaagctaataaaccctaatatgggattccaattttgataagcatgcaatgaaggacaAACAACTACATAAATATACTAAAAtaagagcaagatattcaacgatacttgccttcagctgaggaTTGCTCGAGATCTTCGAAAGCTTAATCTTGTAGACTCAtaaactgctcacctcctaatcgacacacCAAAAAAGTATACAagaaaactactaagaacagtacaccaaacagtactaaaactaggtaaatcctaaaaaaagattctacacattgctacgaacatttgaccataaaaatcactcaaatcggagctaagaaaaaaagttataaacttttgaagtttcagtggattttctgcaaattttacttgtttTCCGGGAATAaactgatttatttttatactaaaaatataGTCTTAAAAtgaattattataaaaatcaaatacataaatgaatagtccatataaaatacaattaattaaatattatcatGATAAATTTTACAGCAAAGCTAGCCACGCTATTAGAGTCTTAGAAAAAGAAGAATccatataaaatagaaaaaatagagtcttagaataaataaattattataaaaatcaaatacctaaataaagaatttatgtaaaatacaattagccaatagctaaaattcataaatcaaaattcttattaagataatagattaagaaatcACCCACCGTGTAGCTCTCGATCATCGTATCAAGCAACCAGCAGCCGAGGCAAACCTATTATGATTTTGGTTAGACCACCTACACTTGACACGCGATTTTGATagttgatcaaaatgtatatAAATCAAACCAATATATATACGATTTAGATACAAATTCGaatcataaataattttttcttccactaacataatttATACCTCTTCTTCCAATCTTATGTATTTTATacctaaatgacactaacctcgtaaaaaaaaactaaagagacaattttttaatcaaaatttatcgtaataaaatattacagcaaGACTACCCATACTATTAGCTTAGGCTAACCTGCTagttatttataattagataaCTAACTTATACTAAAACAGAAAAGGCAGACTACTTACAAATAGCAAACCATTATTCTTACTTTAAGAACAAAATGGTGTTGCTTGGTTTCAATGGGCCAAATCTAAACCTATCAATGGCCTGTTGCCTAGTTTGGGCTGCAAGTTGGACCGGAGTAACTTCTCACCGAACTAATCGTGTGGGCCTAATCCGTAGGCCCTCCTTTTGGCAGGCCACGTGCTCGGTAGACAGGCCGGTTTAAATGTAGCCCAACATCACAAAAGGCCCATGCGGTCACCCCATTTTCACCGAGCAatctcctcttctttttccagatttctGCCGGTGCCAATGGTCTTGCtcttttccccttttctttcctcAGATTCCTGAGTTCAGTGTGTTTTTTATACCCCGTTACGTTTTATGAGAACGAAGTGTATGGCTGGCGAGCATGGCTCGTGCAACCTCGTCGAGAATGTCCAGTTGTGCAGGGCAGGTACAATGGAGCTGGAGCAATCGCCCGCTGATTTCGTCTGTCTcgtggaggaagaggaagacagGATGCCTGCCAATCGCCATGCCACCGAGAGCGGCATGTGTCGCGCCGCGGTTTCGCTGAAGGCATGTTGGTCAATTTCTAGAGTGGGCTAGGTCACACTATCCACTTTTCCAAACATCTCTAgagctattttattttatgaACTAGTTTACCTTGAACCATTCTTATTATTATCCTTTACATAGCTGCCTGGTATAATATAAGCGCGGAATGTGTTGGCCCATTTTGGATAAACGGTAAAGTAGCATTGGTAGCTCCTGTTTTGGCCTGTTGAAATTTTTAGCCTGCTGGCTTAAGCTTAACACTGAATTTAGCTGCCTTTATCAGGTCTCTGGAACAAAAAAGAGCGCTGCTGATCAGATGACTCGATCCAGTTTCAACAGTTAACCGGAAAATACAATTCATTGGCTAATTCACCTGCCAAAATATTTAATCGGTTTTCAGAACATTGCATTCATGCATAATCACCATTAGAGGTTACAGCAAAGCGTCctctatatttattttttagtgaATTCCACAAAACTACACTAATATTGaaaaaactatcacaaaacCATACTTTTAAAAAtcaattttacaaaactacagtTTTATTGTTACTTTGTATCGCAAACTATACTTTTACAATCACTTTCACATAACTATATCTTTCTTGGCATTCTATATCTTAAAGCTTCACTTCTATTGACATTATGCAtcacaaaactattttttttttcacttggtATCGCAAAGCGTAGTTTTGTAAAATGGAATGACAATATAAGTGTACCTTTGTGATACAAAatcttaaaatatatatttttgtgatACGAAATGACaatttaaatataattttatgaaattcaTTCTTAAAAGTGTACTGTGATACATAAGGACGAGAAAAATATAGTTGTATGAAATAGTTGTCTAAAAGTATAGTTGTATAATAGTTTTTATAATCTTAGtgtaattttatgaaattaacttcttttttctttttttaagtatGCAGGAGGTCTACGCATCTGTAGAGCCTCCTCTTTCCTGTTACAACTTACCCTATCTCATGTCTTTGTTATAGCTAAAATTTCTTTTCTTGCAAATTTTCTTATAGTAGCGAGTTCTGTTATGGGTCATCATGTGTACTCcctctattaaaaaaattcttgatGTTATGGACATAATATAGTCTCGTATGTATacttttgatcattattttctactaaaatttatttataaaatttaataaatttatgagctatgaaagtatttttgcaTACAATTTTAATGCTTCCAAcccaaatatttaaaaattattaatagtcaaagtttcaaaattttaaCCTGAACTTTGTTCAAAACTTTAAGTATCTGTGACCGGAGGGAAGGGATGCAATTTTACAGTTGCAGTATATACATGGTTTCCAATTGAAATACTTGCCTAGTACATCTAATCGAGCCAAACTCCCAGTAGAACAGAACACATCCCGATCCACACAAGAATATCTACTGCTTGTAGTAGTAGCAGCAGCACATGACCGCTGCAGAAATGAATCACCCTATGTCACTGAAGTTACAATGCAACATATCTTCAGACCTCCAAAACTGCGAGTCCTGCGCAATCCATCCGCGCCATTTCGCCGTTTTCAACTTCGCCGGGATTGCTGGACCCAGTAGTCCGCCAAGAACGTCTTGGCGGCGTCGAGGCTGGGGAAGTACGGCGGTTCGAGAAACATCTGCGCGAGGGGGTCCATCCCATCCGCCGGCACAAACAGCGCCCGGTTGCCTGACGCCTCCGCCGTACCCATCACCGACGCCAGCAGCTGCCGGTACGCGAAGAAGAACCTCCTCACGGCCGCCTCCACGGCCTGGAAGGCCTGGAGCAGCTCCACCTTGCCGGCCTCCTCGCCCTCGCCGCGCCTCCGGCTGTGGTACAGCCTCATGGCCGCCTCCTGCACCCGCGGGCCGCCGTTGGGGTCGACCTCGACGCCGAGAACCCAGGGCACCAGCTTCTTGAGGTCCCTCGTGGCGTTGGCGACGTGCAGAAGCGCCCGGGACAAGAAACAGAACGACGCGTCGGAGCCCGGCGCCGCCCGTATCGCGAGCTGGCTCTTGAGCCGTAGGAAGTCGTCCGGGTCCATCAGCAGGTGGAGGTCCTCGACGTCGGCGAGCAGCTTCCAGACGCGCTCCAGGACCCAGCAttcgctcgccgccgcctcccagtTCTTTGCTTCGATCCGTTCGTTCAGGCGGGTGAGGAGTTGGCTGGCGACACGCAGCCATGATTCGAGTATCTGGAGGATGGTGAACAGCGCCTCGTTCTCCCGGTTGCGGTAGCCGGACTTGAGCTCCAGCGCGACCTTCGGCTTGAGGGCGTGCAGCTCGTGCGGCCGCACGACACGGTCGTACTCGAGCACCGGCTTGCCGGCGAGGTTGGGCTCGCCGAGGCCGAGGGTAAACGCGCACCCCTGCATCTGGCTCTCGATGGCGTACATGATCTTGGCCGCGAGCGTCTCGGATTTGTCCCACGCGGCGAGGCGCGGGAGCAGGCTGGCCTCGCTGACGTGGCACACCACCGCGGCGGCGCACCCGGGCAGTTGCCACACCTCCGACGCGCTGCGCTCCCGCGGGAGCACGCCCCCGGAGGCGCTCAGCTCAGCGAGTGGCGCGCACCGGTCGCCCTCGCAGAGCGCGGCCACAAGCTCCACCTCCCGCGCCGCGAGCGCCTCCAGCCGGCGCGCGAGCTCGCGGCGGCTCGCGTACCCGCGCGGGTCCGAGAGCGCGACGGACGCGAAGCGGAAGGTGATCTCCAGCGCCTGCAGTGCCGGCTTGACCAGGCCCTCGCCCGCCCATTCCGGGAAGCACCCGGCCTTCCACAGCCTCGACAGCTCCGGCAGGCGCAGGTACTGCTCgtacgcctccgccgccgaagCGTCCTGCACCCACAGAACAACCGACGACGGTGAGGGCGCGCACGGCTTGTCGTCCGGCCGAACCGGCGAGAAAGGGGACAGCTTGGGCGTCGCCATTTCAGCTCCAG includes:
- the LOC133924796 gene encoding nematode resistance protein-like HSPRO1, whose translation is MATPKLSPFSPVRPDDKPCAPSPSSVVLWVQDASAAEAYEQYLRLPELSRLWKAGCFPEWAGEGLVKPALQALEITFRFASVALSDPRGYASRRELARRLEALAAREVELVAALCEGDRCAPLAELSASGGVLPRERSASEVWQLPGCAAAVVCHVSEASLLPRLAAWDKSETLAAKIMYAIESQMQGCAFTLGLGEPNLAGKPVLEYDRVVRPHELHALKPKVALELKSGYRNRENEALFTILQILESWLRVASQLLTRLNERIEAKNWEAAASECWVLERVWKLLADVEDLHLLMDPDDFLRLKSQLAIRAAPGSDASFCFLSRALLHVANATRDLKKLVPWVLGVEVDPNGGPRVQEAAMRLYHSRRRGEGEEAGKVELLQAFQAVEAAVRRFFFAYRQLLASVMGTAEASGNRALFVPADGMDPLAQMFLEPPYFPSLDAAKTFLADYWVQQSRRS